In a genomic window of Helianthus annuus cultivar XRQ/B chromosome 10, HanXRQr2.0-SUNRISE, whole genome shotgun sequence:
- the LOC110891165 gene encoding probable glutathione S-transferase: MAEQQEQLILLDFWASMFGMRVRIALAEKGIPYEYREEDLRNKSQLLLDMNPVHKKIPVLIHNGKPICESSIIVQYIDEVWSHKAPLFPSDPLHKARARFWADFIDKKLYQTGRNLYTAKGEEHEASRNEFLECLKLLEGELGDKPYFGGETFGYVDVSLIPFYSWFQAYETFGNFNFEHEYPKLFAWVKRCIQNKESVSKTLPESPKVFAFVQHLRKRFGIED, translated from the exons ATGGCGGAACAACAAGAACAACTGATTCTTCTGGATTTCTGGGCCAGCATGTTCGGCATGAGGGTCAGAATAGCTTTAGCCGAAAAGGGTATTCCGTACGAGTACAGAGAAGAAGATTTGAGGAACAAAAGCCAGCTGCTTTTAGACATGAACCCGGTTCACAAGAAAATCCCGGTTCTCATCCACAACGGCAAACCCATCTGTGAGTCTAGCATCATTGTTCAATACATCGATGAAGTTTGGAGCCATAAAGCTCCATTGTTCCCCTCTGATCCTCTCCACAAAGCCCGTGCCAGGTTTTGGGCCGATTTTATCGACAAAAAG CTATACCAAACTGGGAGAAATTTGTACACAGCAAAAGGGGAAGAACATGAAGCATCAAGGAATGAGTTCCTAGaatgccttaaattgcttgaaggTGAGCTTGGGGACAAGCCTTACTTTGGAGGTGAAACTTTTGGGTACGTTGATGTATCTTTGATCCCATTTTATTCATGGTTTCAAGCCTATGAAACCTTTGGGAACTTCAACTTCGAGCACGAGTATCCAAAGTTGTTCGCGTGGGTCAAACGGTGCATACAGAACAAAGAGAGCGTGTCCAAGACTCTTCCAGAGTCGCCAAAAGTCTTTGCCTTTGTTCAGCATTTGAGGAAGAGGTTCGGAATCGAAGACTAG
- the LOC110891166 gene encoding uncharacterized protein LOC110891166: MSNLSKLEFTALDISGNNYLPWTLDAKIHLTANNLGETIIDGNQSKPQDKAKAMIFLRHHLHEDLKREYLTVEDPLELWTNIKERFDHQKLVLLPKARYEWIHLRLQDFKTVSEYNSALFRITSELKLCGEKITDEDMLEKTFSTFHASNMLLSQQYRERQFTKYSELISCLLVAEQNNKLLLQNHQSRPAGASPFPEANVANYQSGRGRGRGRGPSRGRGRGRGRGYTWRRESQNTKHSGGESSRHNTGRPSKKKSSGNQNNICYKCGMSNHWSRTCHTPKHLVEAYQRMMKEKGKNAETNLIEHEPSATISDVHLDACDFIENVRDV; encoded by the coding sequence ATGTCGAACTTATCAAAGCTTGAATTCACCGCACTTGACATCTCGGGTAACAACTACCTCCCGTGGACTCTTGATGCTAAAATTCATTTGACGGCAAATAATTTGGGGGAGACCATTATTGATGGTAATCAAAGTAAACCTCAAGATAAAGCAAAAGCCATGATATTCCTCCGCCATCATCTTCATGAAGATCTAAAGCGGGAATATCTAACTGTTGAGGACCCTCTTGAATTATGGACAAACATCAAAGAACGttttgaccaccagaagttggtctTACTCCCCAAAGCCCGCTATGAATGGATTCATTTACGACTACAGGATTTTAAGACCGTCAGTGAGTATAATTCTGCCCTGTTCCGCATTACCTCTGAACTTAAATTATGTGGTGAGAAAATTACCGATGAAGACATGCTTGAAAAAACTTTCTCAACGTTCCATGCCTCAAATATGCTCCTGTCGCAGCAATACAGGGAACGTCAATTTACTAAGTATTCTGAATTGATATCATGTCTTCTGGTCGCGGAGCAAAACAACAAGCTCCTACTACAAAATCATCAATCGCGACCTGCCGGTGCAAGCCCATTCCCTGAAGCGAATGTGGCCAATTATCAAAGCGGACGAGGTAGAGGTAGAGGCCGCGGCCCCAGCAGAGGTCGTGGTCGTGGTCGAGGACGGGGATATACATGGCGTCGAGAGTCCCAGAACACTAAACATAGCGGTGGTGAATCGAGTCGACACAATACGGGGCGACCTTCGAAAAAGAAAAGTAGCGGGAACCAAAACAATATTTGTTACAAATGTGGGATGTCAAATCATTGGTCCCGcacatgtcacacccctaaacACCTCGTTGAGGCATACCAACGCATGAtgaaagaaaaaggaaagaatgCTGAAACTAATCTGATTGAGCATGAACCTTCAGCCACGATATCAGATGTTCATTTGGATGCATGTGATTTCATTGAAAATGTTCGTGATGTTTAA